The Apium graveolens cultivar Ventura chromosome 6, ASM990537v1, whole genome shotgun sequence genome contains a region encoding:
- the LOC141664148 gene encoding LOB domain-containing protein 30-like, whose amino-acid sequence MNTTSPSRATTSGSGPGGGGSSSGSGGSSSSGGGGPCGACKFLRRKCVAGCIFAPYFDSEQGAAHFAAVHKVFGASNVSKLLLHIPVHKRLDAVVTICYEAQARLRDPVYGCVAHIFALQQQVMNLQGELTYLQAHLSTLEVPIPPPAPAPQQLLGGLPLSISDLPSASCMPASYDLSSLFDPMMPQPLTIEQPPRPAVLDPRQFGSGGIRANVDMLPVVSGGGGDFQDLARELFQRHESPQHPLSDSSSLPPHSR is encoded by the exons ATGAATACGACAAGCCCTAGTCGTGCCACCACCAGCGGATCAGGACCCGGTGGTGGTGGAAGTAGTAGTGGTAGTGGTGGTAGTAGTAGTAGTGGCGGTGGTGGACCGTGTGGAGCCTGCAAATTTTTAAGGAGGAAGTGTGTAGCCGGCTGTATTTTTGCTCCGTATTTCGATTCGGAGCAAGGAGCAGCTCATTTTGCAGCAGTGCATAAAGTGTTTGGAGCTAGTAATGTTTCCAAGCTCCTGCTTCACATTCCGGTTCACAAGCGGCTCGACGCTGTTGTTACTATATGTTATGAGGCTCAAGCTCGGCTCAGAGACCCGGTTTATGGTTGTGTTGCTCACATCTTTGCTCTTCAACAGCAG GTGATGAACCTACAAGGAGAACTCACATACTTACAAGCCCATCTCTCCACACTAGAGGTTCCAATTCCTCCACCAGCTCCGGCACCACAGCAGCTTCTAGGAGGCCTTCCTTTATCGATCTCCGATCTCCCTTCGGCCTCATGCATGCCAGCAAGTTATGACTTGTCCTCTCTCTTTGATCCAATGATGCCACAGCCTTTGACAATAGAGCAACCTCCAAGGCCTGCAGTACTTGATCCTCGACAATTCGGGAGCGGTGGCATTAGAGCTAATGTTGATATGTTACCGGTTGTAAGTGGTGGTGGTGGTGATTTTCAGGATCTGGCTCGAGAACTTTTCCAAAGGCATGAGTCTCCACAACATCCACTGAGTGACTCTTCAAGTTTGCCACCTCATTCCAGATGA